A single region of the Triticum dicoccoides isolate Atlit2015 ecotype Zavitan chromosome 2B, WEW_v2.0, whole genome shotgun sequence genome encodes:
- the LOC119365458 gene encoding calcium-transporting ATPase 5, plasma membrane-type, whose amino-acid sequence MESSSSGGGASKARRSGSWGSVGGGGGGSGSDPFDIPGKGAPVERLKKWRQAALVLNASRRFRYTLDLKKEAQKEEVIRKIRAQAHVIRAAFRFKEAARVGTTTKDAPEAHADGALGFGIKEDQLTALTRDHNYSALQQYEGISGLANMLKTDTDKGISGEESDIDARKNAFGSNTYPRKKGRSFLAFVWDACKDLTLIILMVAAAVSLALGIYTEGIKEGWYDGASIGFAVLLVIFVTATSDYKQSLQFQNLNEEKQNIQLEVVRGGRRIKVSIFDLVVGDVVPLKIGDQVPADGVLISGHSFSIDESSMTGESKIVNKDQKSPFMMSGCKVADGYGTMLVTAVGINTEWGLLMASISEDSGEETPLQVRLNGVATFIGIIGLSVAVAVLVVLLARYFTGHTYNPDGSPQYVKGKMGVGETIRGVVKIFTVAVTIVVVAVPEGLPLAVTLTLAFSMRKMMRDKALVRRLSACETMGSATTICSDKTGTLTLNQMTVVEAYFGGEKMDPPDNTQKLSAAVSTMIIEGIAQNTSGSIFEPEGDQAPEVTGSPTEKAILSWGLQLGMKFSETRSKSSILQVFPFNSEKKRGGVAVQLGDSEVHVYWKGAAELILQSCTSWIGTDGSKQSMTPEKVGEFKKFIEDMAVASLRCVAFAYRPCEMSDVPKEDQRADWVLPEDNLIMLGIVGIKDPCRPGVQDSIRLCAAAGIKVRMVTGDNLQTARAIALECGILTDPNVSEPTIIEGKTFRELSDLEREEVADKISVMGRSSPNDKLLLVKALRNRGHVVAVTGDGTNDAPALHEADIGLSMGIQGTEVAKESSDIIILDDNFATLVRVVRWGRSVYANIQKFIQFQLTVNVAALIINVVSAVSSGDVPLNAVQLLWVNLIMDTLGALALATEPPNNHLMQRPPVGRREPLITNIMWRNLLIMAFYQVAILLTLTFKGLSLLRLEHDNPAHAEILKNTFIFNTFVLCQVFSEFNARKPDELNIFKGIAGNKLFIAIIAITVVLQVLIIEFLGKFTTTVRLSWQLWLVSIGLAFISWPLALVGKLIPVPDRPLLDMFTCCCPGKKEADDGKEDSGVKNIEVV is encoded by the exons ATGGAGTCGTCCTCGTCGGGCGGCGGCGCCAGCAAGGCGCGGCGGAGCGGCAGCTGGGGcagcgtgggcggcggcggcggcggcagcggcagcgacCCATTCGACATCCCCGGCAAGGGCGCACCCGTCGAGCGCCTCAAAAAATGGAGg CAAGCAGCTCTTGTCCTGAATGCATCAAGGCGATTCAGGTACACATTGGACTTGAAAAAAGAGGCGCAAAAGGAGGAAGTCATAAGAAAAATTCGTGCACAAGCTCATGTTATCAGG GCCGCATTCCGTTTCAAAGAAGCAGCTCGAGTCGGTACGACTACAAAGGACGCACCAG AAGCTCATGCCGATGGTGCTCTTGGCTTTGGAATTAAAGAAGACCAGCTTACAGCACTGACCAGAGATCATAACTACTCTGCTCTACAGCAGTATGAAGGG ATTTCAGGGCTAGCAAATATGCTGAAGACAGATACTGACAAGGGGATCAGTGGAGAGGAGTCCGATATTGATGCGAGAAAGAATGCATTCGGGTCGAACACATACCCTCGCAAGAAAGGAAGAAGCTTTTTG GCCTTCGTGTGGGATGCTTGTAAAGATTTGACACTCATCATCCTCATGGTCGCCGCTGCGGTTTCATTGGCCTTGGGCATATATACAGAG GGGATAAAAGAAGGGTGGTATGATGGGGCCAGCATTGGTTTTGCTGTACTCCTTGTTATTTTTGTTACAG CTACCAGTGACTACAAGCAATCGTTGCAGTTCCAAAACTTGAATGAGGAGAAACAGAACATTCAATTGGAG GTTGTGAGAGGTGGAAGGCGAATCAAGGTATCAATTTTTGATTTGGTTGTTGGAGATGTGGTGCCCCTCAAGATTGGTGACCAG GTACCTGCTGATGGAGTCCTTATTAGTGGTCACTCCTTCTCCATAGATGAATCGAGCATGACTGGCGAAAGCAAAATA GTAAACAAAGACCAGAAGTCACCGTTTATGATGTCCGGTTGCAAAGTCGCCGACGGCTATGGTACAATGCTG GTGACCGCTGTTGGTATTAACACTGAATGGGGTCTGCTGATGGCAAGCATATCTGAAGACTCTGGTGAAGAAACACCACTACAG GTTCGCTTGAATGGTGTTGCTACCTTCATTGGAATAATTGGACtttctgttgctgttgctgttctgGTTGTCCTCTTGGCCAG GTATTTCACTGGGCATACGTACAATCCGGATGGCTCTCCGCAATATGTCAAAGGAAAGATGGGTGTTGGTGAGACAATACGTGGAGTAGTTAAAATCTTCACAGTGGCG GTCACAATTGTGGTTGTGGCTGTTCCCGAAGGACTACCATTGGCTGTCACATTAAC GCTCGCCTTTTCGATgcgcaaaatgatgagggataaagctctg GTCAGGAGACTTTCTGCATGCGAGACAATGGGTTCTGCAACAACAATTTGCAGTGACAAGACTGGAACATTAACTTTAAATCAG ATGACTGTTGTTGAGGCATACTTTGGTGGTGAGAAGATGGATCCTCCAGATAACACTCAGAAGCTATCTGCTGCTGTATCAACAATGATTATTGAAGGAATTGCTCAGAATACATCTGGAAGCATATTTGAGCCGGAG GGTGATCAAGCTCCAGAGGTGACTGGATCACCGACCGAAAAGGCTATTCTGTCTTGGGGGTTGCAG CTTGGTATGAAATTCAGTGAAACAAGATCGAAATCCTCCATTCTTCAAGTCTTCCCATTCAATTcagagaaaaagcgaggcggcgttGCGGTGCAACTG GGCGACTCTGAGGTTCATGTATACTGGAAAGGAGCTGCTGAACTTATTTTGCAGTCATGCACTAGTTGGATTGGCACGGATGGTTCAAAGCAATCAATGACCCCTGAGAAA GTTGGTGAGTTCAAGAAATTCATTGAAGACATGGCTGTTGCTAGCCTTCGCTGCGTCGCCTTTGCTTACAGGCCTTGTGAGATGAGTGATGTTCCAAAGGAGGACCAGAGGGCTGACTGGGTATTACCTGAGGATAACCTGATTATGCTTGGGATTGTGGGAATAAAG GATCCCTGCCGCCCTGGAGTTCAAGATTCTATTCGCTTGTGTGCCGCAGCTGGCATTAAG GTCCGCATGGTCACTGGGGACAATCTTCAAACTGCCAGAGCAATTGCCTTGGAATGTGGTATTCTTACTGATCCTAACGTATCAGAGCCAACCATCATTGAAGGGAAGACCTTCCGGGAGTTGTCAGATTTGGAAAGGGAGGAAGTCGCCGACAAAATCTCT GTTATGGGGAGGTCTTCACCGAACGATAAACTTCTACTTGTTAAGGCACTCAGAAACAGAGGTCATGTTGTTGCTGTAACTGGTGATGGCACAAACGATGCCCCAGCACTGCATGAG GCCGACATTGGTCTCTCAATGGGCATCCAGGGAACTGAAGTTGCCAAGGAGAGTTCTGATATTATTATCTTGGATGACAATTTTGCGACACTTGTGAGG GTTGTCAGATGGGGACGTTCAGTTTATGCAAACATTCAGAAATTCATTCAGTTCCAGCTGACTGTCAACGTTGCAGCCTTGATAATTAATGTAGTTTCTGCTGTCAGTTCTGGTGACGTGCCACTGAATGCTGTCCAG TTGCTCTGGGTTAATCTAATCATGGACACGCTGGGAGCTCTTGCATTGGCGACTGAGCCACCAAACAACCACCTTATGCAGAGACCACCAGTTGGGCGGAG GGAGCCTTTGATAACAAATATCATGTGGAGAAACTTGCTCATAATG GCTTTCTATCAAGTTGCAATCCTCCTTACTCTCACCTTCAAGGGCCTGAGCCTTCTACGGTTGGAACATGACAACCCAGCGCATGCTGAAATTCTGAAAAATACCTTCATATTCAACACATTTGTTCTCTGCCAA GTGTTCAGTGAGTTCAACGCTCGGAAACCAGATGAGCTGAATATTTTCAAGGGTATTGCAGGGAACAAACTCTTCATTGCCATTATAGCCATAACGGTTGTGCTCCAG GTGCTTATCATCGAGTTCCTTGGCAAGTTCACGACAACAGTCAGGTTGAGCTGGCAGCTGTGGTTGGTGTCCATAGGTCTTGCTTTTATCAG CTGGCCGTTGGCACTCGTGGGAAAGCTTATCCCTGTTCCAGACCGTCCGTTATTAGACATGTTCACTTGCTGCTGCCCAGGGAAGAAAGAGG CTGATGATGGGAAGGAAGACAGTGGTGTGAAGAACATCGAGGTGGTGTGA